A region of the Mesoterricola sediminis genome:
ATGCCCCGGAGCACCTCGTTCCGGCCGTTCCGCCCATCGTAGGCGAAGCGGACGCCCTCGAACGCGAGGCGGGCGGGGTTCTCCGGCACCGGCCGGGGATCGGCGGGCACCGTCATCCCGGTCTCCCGGTCCAGCATGCCGTAGATGCGGTCGAGGCTCGCCTGGGCGACCTGGATCTCGGCGTTGAGCTTGGTCAGGCGGCGGATGGGGTCGTAGAAGCTGTAGAGGGCGAGGATGTATCCGAAGAAGGCGGGGCCGTCCATGAGGCCGGCCTGGATCTGCCGGGTGGCGAACATGAGCAGGCCCGCCAGGAGCAGCCCCCCCACCAGCTCCATGATCGGGTGGGAGATGGCCGAGGCCCGGGCCGACTTCATGCCGAGCCGGAAGAGCTCGTTGTTCTGCTCGTGGAAGCGGGCCTCCTCGAAGGGCTCCCGCGCGAAGCCCAGGACGACCCGGATGTTGCTGAACACCTCCTTGAGGCGCTGGAGGAGCCGGCTGGAGGCCTCCATGTTCCGGTGGTTGATGCGCCGGATGCGCTGGCTCAGCTTCCGGATGGGGAACACCACGAGGGGCCCGGCGATGAAGACCGTCAGGCTCAGGCGCCAGTTCAGGTACATCACGTAGCTGAGCATGGCCAGGGCCTGGGTGATCTCCCGCACCGCGTCCGCGAACTGGTTGGAGGAGATGCCCTGGACAGCCTGGACGTCGCTGATGCACCGCTGGAGCAGCTCGCCCACGGGGTGCTTCTGGAAGAAGGCCGGCTCCTGGCGGAGCAGATGCCCGAAGAGGCGCTCCCGCAGGGAAATGGTCGCCCGGATGCCCGAGCGGACCATGATCAGGGTGCCCGCATAGGTGAAGATGCCCTTCAGGATGAAGATGGCCACCAGGACGGCCGGCAGGATCCAGGCCTTGGCCTGGAGGGTCGCCGGGCTAGGCAGGTGGGCGGCGGCCCAGGCCTTGATCGAGACCAGGAGGCCCACCTTGTCCGCGTGCGCCCCCGCCATCCGGTCCAGGCCGGAGGAGGTGCCCATGCCCAGCAGGGTGCCGAAGATGATCTGGATGACCCCGATCATGGCCCCATGGCAGGCCCCGGCCAGGGCCAGGAGGACCGACCCGGAGGCGATCAGGGGGAGGAAGCGCTTGAGGTGCTCGCGGAAGAACCGGCCGAATGACGACATCCAACCAGATTACCAGCCTACTCCACCTTCACTTCGATGCTGCTCTTCGGGTCCTCCACCGACAGGAGGACGCTGCCCTTGGGGAGGTTGACGGCCTGGTCCGTGAGGGACTCCAGGTCCACCCCCTTGGCCCGCGCCTCCTTGATCTGGGCGTCGGACATGTAGTTGACGACAGCCCGGGCCAGGGAGAGGGCGAGACGGATGGTCACGGTGTCGGGCTTCCCCGCCTCCCGGATGCGGATGACGAGGAAGCGGCCCCGGGTGGCGGGGGTCGCGGCGGCCGAAGGCTTCACGCCCAGGTTGAGGAGGGCGAGGCTGCAGGCGTCCGCGGAGGCCGCCACCTCCAGGCCCCGGCGGAGGGCCGGCACGCTGCGGGCGTCCCCGGTCTTGGCGAGCTGGAGGGCGGCAGCCACCTGCACCTCCAGGGTGGGATCGTTGAGGGCGGCCACCAGCCCGGGGGTCGCCTGGGGCACCTGCCCCTGGGTGATGCCCCAGCACCGGATGCGATTCAGCTTCGCCTCCTTGCCCAGCAGCCGCTGGTCGGGATGCTTGTCCAGGAACTCCGTGTAGGCGGCGGCGGCGGCGTCCCATTGCTGGTTGGACTCGAGGCTGGCCGCGAGCCAGAACCGGGCCTCCGGGACCCGGGTGGAGGCCCGGTGCTCGGCCAGGAAGCGCCGGTAGACGACGGCGGCCTCGTACCAGCGGCCCGCGTAGCGGAGGTTCTTGGCCTCCCGCAGCAGGGCGTCGCCGGCGTCCTCCCGGAGGGCGGCCGCGGGCAGGGGCTCGGGCATGGGCAGGGGCCCCGCCGCCAGCGCCCAGGTCAGGAAGAGGGCGATCAAGACTTGTCCCCCTTCAGGACCTGGCTGAGCCGCCGGGCCTCGTCACCCAGGTTGTGGGTGCTGGCCCACTGGCGCAGTTCCTCGGCCCGCTGGGGATCCATGCAGGCGTCCTCGAGGCTGAGCTCCCGGAGCCAGGCGTGCAGGTCGGCCCGGACCGCCTCGGCCTCCGGGCCGGGGGCCTCCTGGCCGGCGAGGCCGTGGCTGCTCTGGAGGAGGGCGAGAGCGATCTCCCGCTCCTCGGCCCGATCCTGGGTGTTCCGCTTGTCGCAGACCGGCGGCTGGGTGTTGAAGCGCTGGATGAGGGTGGAGCTCTGCTGGAAGAAGGCGGCCCACAGGCGTTCCTGGCCCCGCTTCTGCGCCACTTCCTGGATGCGGGCCTGGTCCTGGGCCAGGCGGGCCATGTGGCGGGAATGGACCAGGTGGTAGCCCAGGGGCAGGGCCATCAGCACCGCGGCGGCGGCGGACAGCATCCAGGGGAACCGGTGGAGGGGGGCGACCCGCGGGGCCTCGTCGCCGAGGGCCTCGGCCGCCACGCCCTCCGCGGAGAGGGCGAGGTGCACCTCGAGCAGGGCGGCGAGTTCCGCCTGGGCCGCGGGATCGTCGGGCCAGAGCTCGGGCCGTTCGAGAATCTCGAAGGCCTGCTCGGGGCTCAGATCATGGGGTTCAGGGGCGGGGTTCATGGTTCACATCCAGGTTCTTGCGCAACTTGGCGAGGCTTTGAAAGAGGGTCGCCTTGACGGTGCCCTCGGCGCAGCCCAGGTCCTCGGCGATCCGTTTGACGGGATGCTCGTGGACGTAATAGGCCAGCACCATGGCACGCTGCCGGGGGGTCAGTCCCTCCAGGGCCTGGCGCAGGCCCTGGATCCTCCGGCTCTGGTCCACCTCGTCCCAGGGAGCGGGCTGGTGGGGGTCTGGAGCGTCAAAGGTCTCGGGAGGGGGCAGCTCCCGACCTCGTTTACGCAGATGGTCCGTCGCCGCATTAGCCGCCAGGGTGAAAATCCACGCAGCGACCGGACGACCTTCCTCGAAGCGCTGGCAGTGCTGCAGACACTTGAGAAACACATCCTGGGTCAACTCCTGGACCACGCCGGTCTCCCCGCCCAGGCGGCGATGGAGGAAGGCGAAGACCGGCTTCTCGAACCGCGCCATGAGGTGGGCGAGGGCCTCCTCCTGGCCGGCCCGGAGCCGCATCATCCAGTATTCCGGCGGGCGTTCTTCCAGAAGGGCCGGGGCCATGGTCACTTTTTCCCCGCCAGGGACAGGCCGGGCAGGGCCAGGCGGCCCAGCGCCTGGTTGATCTGGTCGGCCGTCATTTGGCAGCGGAGGCCGATGCGCTCGCGCTCCTGGAGGATCTCGGGGGCCGCCGTGCCGGTGCCGCCCTGCACCGCCGAGGCGGCGGCCA
Encoded here:
- a CDS encoding RNA polymerase sigma factor; its protein translation is MAPALLEERPPEYWMMRLRAGQEEALAHLMARFEKPVFAFLHRRLGGETGVVQELTQDVFLKCLQHCQRFEEGRPVAAWIFTLAANAATDHLRKRGRELPPPETFDAPDPHQPAPWDEVDQSRRIQGLRQALEGLTPRQRAMVLAYYVHEHPVKRIAEDLGCAEGTVKATLFQSLAKLRKNLDVNHEPRP
- a CDS encoding ABC transporter ATP-binding protein, giving the protein MSSFGRFFREHLKRFLPLIASGSVLLALAGACHGAMIGVIQIIFGTLLGMGTSSGLDRMAGAHADKVGLLVSIKAWAAAHLPSPATLQAKAWILPAVLVAIFILKGIFTYAGTLIMVRSGIRATISLRERLFGHLLRQEPAFFQKHPVGELLQRCISDVQAVQGISSNQFADAVREITQALAMLSYVMYLNWRLSLTVFIAGPLVVFPIRKLSQRIRRINHRNMEASSRLLQRLKEVFSNIRVVLGFAREPFEEARFHEQNNELFRLGMKSARASAISHPIMELVGGLLLAGLLMFATRQIQAGLMDGPAFFGYILALYSFYDPIRRLTKLNAEIQVAQASLDRIYGMLDRETGMTVPADPRPVPENPARLAFEGVRFAYDGRNGRNEVLRGIDLQVGRGETVALVGGSGGGKTTLVNLVPRFFDPTEGRVTLDGTDLRDFDPRELRQRIGIVTQETLLFMDSVHENIAYGKEASREAVIEAARKAHAHDFIMALPKGYDTALAETGSTLSGGQRQRLAIARALLQDPPILLLDEATSALDTESERAVQEALEALMKDRTTLVIAHRLSTIQRATRICVLKGGEIVERGTHEELLALRGEYDRLHSLQFHD
- a CDS encoding tetratricopeptide repeat protein, giving the protein MIALFLTWALAAGPLPMPEPLPAAALREDAGDALLREAKNLRYAGRWYEAAVVYRRFLAEHRASTRVPEARFWLAASLESNQQWDAAAAAYTEFLDKHPDQRLLGKEAKLNRIRCWGITQGQVPQATPGLVAALNDPTLEVQVAAALQLAKTGDARSVPALRRGLEVAASADACSLALLNLGVKPSAAATPATRGRFLVIRIREAGKPDTVTIRLALSLARAVVNYMSDAQIKEARAKGVDLESLTDQAVNLPKGSVLLSVEDPKSSIEVKVE